In Finegoldia magna ATCC 53516, a genomic segment contains:
- the secG gene encoding preprotein translocase subunit SecG, translating into MKTIFSVILVIASIVIIIAVMSQETKSEGMAALTGETNVGGHGGRLTKDNYINRVVIVSSVIFLVSALALAYIK; encoded by the coding sequence ATGAAGACTATTTTTTCAGTAATTTTAGTTATTGCTAGCATTGTAATAATAATTGCAGTGATGAGTCAAGAAACTAAATCAGAAGGGATGGCAGCGTTAACAGGCGAAACTAATGTCGGTGGACATGGTGGAAGATTAACTAAGGATAATTATATTAACAGAGTTGTTATTGTATCATCAGTTATATTCTTGGTTTCAGCTTTGGCGTTAGCATATATAAAATAA
- a CDS encoding sodium-translocating pyrophosphatase, translating into MDNMYYYLAIAAGIIALLFAAIKFSSISKKGAGNERMREISGFIHDGAMAYLSRQYKALIIFVVIVCVILGVAIDYKTAICFLAGAIFSVLAGYIGMQAATKANVRTANAAKEEGMNGALNVAFSGGAVMGMCVVGLGILGITLSYIIFQDAEIVTGFSFGASSIALFARVGGGIYTKAADVGADLVGKVEAGIPEDDPRNPAVIADNVGDNVGDVAGMGADLFESYAGSILSGITLGLLAYKEAGVSFAIAIAALGVIASIIGVFTVRGGKDPQKSLNTGTIISSILAIAGSFFLSRSILGSNNAFFSVLAGILVGLIISQFTEYYTSEDKKPVQKIAEESETGSSTNIISGLATGMKSTTGPIIVIAIGIIVSFFASNGAKNPTEGLYGIAVAAIGMLSTCGMTIAVDAYGPIADNAGGIAEMCELPENVRNITDKLDSVGNTTAAIGKGFAIGSAALTALALFASYTAVVGLKQIDVTSPEVVAGMFIGGMLPFLFSALTMDAVGTAANDMIVEVRRQFKEFPGIMEGTQQPDYKKCVDISTGAALRQMLVPGLLAVVCPVVMGFLLGAEALGGLLAGSLVTGVLMAIFMSNSGGAWDNAKKYIESGQHGGKGSDAHKAAVVGDTVGDPFKDTSGPSLNILIKLMTVVSLVFAPLIAQHGGLILNLF; encoded by the coding sequence ATGGACAATATGTATTACTATTTAGCTATTGCAGCAGGTATTATCGCTTTATTATTTGCTGCAATAAAATTTAGTAGCATAAGTAAAAAAGGTGCTGGTAATGAAAGAATGAGGGAGATATCTGGATTTATTCACGACGGAGCAATGGCTTATCTTTCTCGCCAGTACAAAGCACTTATTATTTTTGTAGTTATAGTATGTGTAATTCTAGGTGTTGCAATCGATTATAAGACAGCAATTTGTTTTTTAGCTGGTGCAATATTTAGTGTACTTGCAGGTTACATTGGTATGCAAGCTGCAACAAAGGCAAACGTTAGGACAGCTAACGCAGCAAAAGAAGAAGGAATGAATGGAGCATTAAACGTAGCATTTTCTGGTGGAGCCGTAATGGGAATGTGCGTTGTTGGATTAGGAATTTTAGGTATAACTCTTTCTTATATTATTTTCCAAGATGCTGAAATCGTTACTGGATTTAGTTTTGGTGCTTCTTCTATAGCTTTATTTGCCAGAGTTGGTGGTGGTATCTATACAAAAGCCGCCGATGTTGGAGCAGACTTGGTTGGTAAAGTCGAAGCAGGTATTCCTGAAGATGACCCTAGAAACCCTGCAGTTATTGCAGATAACGTTGGGGACAACGTAGGGGATGTTGCTGGAATGGGAGCGGACTTATTTGAATCCTATGCGGGTAGTATTTTATCAGGTATTACATTAGGTTTATTAGCTTATAAAGAAGCTGGAGTATCATTTGCAATTGCGATTGCAGCATTAGGTGTTATTGCATCTATTATAGGTGTATTTACAGTTAGAGGAGGAAAAGATCCGCAAAAATCTTTAAATACAGGTACAATTATCAGTTCTATTTTAGCAATCGCAGGATCATTCTTCTTATCAAGATCAATTCTTGGTAGTAATAATGCTTTCTTCTCTGTATTAGCTGGTATATTAGTTGGATTGATTATTTCACAATTTACTGAATACTACACATCTGAAGATAAAAAACCAGTTCAAAAAATTGCTGAAGAATCAGAAACAGGTTCTTCTACAAATATTATCTCTGGTTTGGCTACAGGAATGAAATCAACTACTGGTCCAATTATTGTTATAGCTATCGGTATAATAGTTTCGTTCTTTGCATCAAATGGTGCAAAAAATCCTACAGAAGGTTTGTATGGTATAGCAGTAGCAGCAATCGGTATGTTATCTACTTGCGGTATGACAATTGCTGTAGATGCTTATGGTCCTATAGCAGATAACGCTGGTGGTATCGCTGAAATGTGCGAATTACCAGAAAATGTAAGAAATATTACAGATAAATTAGACTCAGTTGGTAATACTACTGCTGCAATTGGTAAAGGATTTGCAATTGGTAGTGCTGCATTGACAGCATTAGCATTATTTGCATCATATACTGCTGTAGTAGGTTTGAAACAAATCGATGTTACAAGTCCAGAAGTTGTAGCTGGTATGTTTATTGGTGGTATGTTACCATTCTTGTTCTCAGCATTGACTATGGATGCTGTAGGAACAGCTGCAAATGATATGATTGTTGAAGTTAGAAGACAATTTAAAGAATTCCCAGGAATTATGGAAGGTACTCAACAACCTGATTATAAAAAATGTGTGGACATTTCTACGGGTGCTGCATTAAGGCAAATGCTTGTTCCAGGTTTGTTAGCCGTAGTTTGTCCTGTTGTTATGGGATTCTTATTAGGTGCAGAAGCTTTAGGTGGACTTTTAGCAGGTTCACTTGTAACAGGTGTATTAATGGCAATATTTATGTCAAACAGTGGTGGAGCATGGGATAATGCTAAGAAATATATTGAATCAGGTCAACACGGTGGAAAAGGATCAGATGCTCATAAAGCAGCTGTAGTAGGAGATACTGTTGGGGATCCATTCAAGGATACTTCAGGTCCATCACTAAATATTTTAATTAAATTGATGACAGTAGTATCATTAGTATTCGCACCATTGATTGCTCAACATGGTGGACTAATACTAAACTTATTCTAA
- a CDS encoding hemolysin family protein yields MDEVGPNLILELVILLILIIINAFFSASEIAIVSCDKNKLRVMSDDGNEKAKSVLEQFEKHTKFLSTIQVILTYIGFVASAICASSLSVSLSQKLIFLELNKSVTYWISVCIVLIVLSFLYILFGQLIPKRIALSVADSFSLFSIGAVKFIYFILKPFVFLLSKSTKFILSIIGIKTLNVESKITVEEIKSMVEVGKEQGIINSNEKDMIDAVINFNEKTAEEIMTARTEVFAIDLEDCIEDYLDKLMELKFSRIPIYEGDIDNILGIIYIKDYMSEAYKHGFNNVDLRKILKPAYFISETKNINDLFSDMKKKRIHMAILIDEYGGFSGIVSMEDLIEEIVGNIEDEYDHEAPDIIQVDKFNYIVKGSTSIKEINSNIGLEIDELSDDYDTLGGMLINRLGYIPEDGFKRRIEIDDVLYNIIFVEDKRIKKVKITLPKNFFE; encoded by the coding sequence ATGGACGAAGTCGGGCCCAATCTTATTTTAGAATTGGTTATTTTATTGATACTCATAATAATTAATGCTTTCTTTTCAGCAAGTGAAATAGCAATAGTATCTTGTGATAAAAACAAGCTTAGAGTTATGAGTGATGATGGAAATGAAAAGGCAAAATCTGTCTTAGAACAATTTGAAAAACACACAAAATTTTTGTCTACTATTCAGGTGATTTTAACTTACATTGGATTTGTTGCTTCAGCAATATGTGCATCTAGTTTAAGTGTCAGTTTGAGTCAAAAGTTAATATTTTTAGAATTAAATAAATCTGTAACTTATTGGATATCGGTGTGTATTGTACTTATTGTTTTGTCGTTTTTGTATATTTTGTTTGGACAGTTGATTCCAAAAAGAATCGCTTTGAGTGTAGCAGATTCTTTTTCGTTATTTTCAATTGGTGCTGTAAAATTTATTTACTTTATTTTAAAACCATTTGTTTTTTTACTTTCTAAGTCAACAAAATTTATACTAAGTATAATTGGAATAAAAACTTTGAATGTGGAAAGCAAAATAACTGTTGAAGAAATAAAATCAATGGTTGAGGTCGGAAAAGAACAAGGAATTATTAATTCAAATGAAAAAGATATGATCGATGCAGTTATTAACTTCAATGAAAAAACAGCTGAAGAGATTATGACAGCAAGAACAGAAGTATTTGCCATTGACCTTGAGGATTGCATTGAAGATTATTTAGATAAATTAATGGAACTTAAATTTTCAAGGATTCCAATATATGAAGGCGATATCGATAATATACTGGGCATTATCTATATTAAGGATTATATGAGTGAAGCTTACAAACATGGGTTTAATAATGTTGATTTAAGAAAAATTTTAAAACCAGCGTATTTCATATCAGAAACTAAAAATATCAATGATTTATTCTCAGATATGAAGAAAAAAAGAATTCACATGGCAATCTTAATAGATGAATATGGTGGTTTTTCAGGAATTGTATCGATGGAAGACTTAATTGAAGAAATAGTTGGTAATATCGAAGATGAATACGACCATGAAGCCCCTGATATTATTCAGGTTGACAAGTTTAATTATATAGTAAAAGGTAGTACTTCCATAAAAGAAATTAATTCCAACATTGGACTTGAGATTGATGAGCTATCGGATGATTATGATACATTAGGCGGTATGTTAATTAACAGGTTAGGATATATACCTGAAGATGGTTTCAAAAGAAGAATAGAAATAGATGATGTTTTGTACAATATAATTTTTGTGGAAGATAAAAGAATTAAAAAGGTAAAAATTACATTACCTAAGAACTTTTTTGAATAG
- the map gene encoding type I methionyl aminopeptidase, which produces MIIIKNKDEIEKMDISGNVISGMHEALREFVKPGLTTMQVNDFCEKFIRSKGAIPAQIGFEGFPYATCCSVNDEICHGYPSDYVLKSGDLLKVDTVVELNGWMSDSCWSYAVGEIDEDTQNLMDVTRECLYEGIKLAVIGNRLGDIGAKIQSIAETNGYSVVREFTGHGIGRGMHEDPMVLHYGKEHRGLRLQEGMVLTIEPMINMGTHKLKIDKNGWTARTIDGKKSCQYEHTLAITKDGPRILTKQQGQ; this is translated from the coding sequence ATGATTATTATAAAAAATAAAGATGAAATAGAAAAAATGGATATTTCTGGAAATGTCATTTCAGGAATGCATGAAGCTTTGCGAGAATTCGTTAAACCAGGTTTGACTACAATGCAAGTTAATGATTTTTGCGAAAAATTTATTAGAAGCAAAGGAGCAATACCAGCTCAAATAGGATTTGAGGGATTCCCATACGCTACATGTTGTTCTGTAAATGATGAAATATGCCATGGGTATCCATCTGATTATGTTTTAAAATCTGGAGATTTATTAAAAGTTGATACAGTAGTTGAATTAAATGGTTGGATGAGTGATTCCTGTTGGAGCTATGCTGTTGGTGAAATAGATGAAGATACTCAAAATCTTATGGATGTTACTAGAGAATGTTTGTATGAAGGAATTAAATTAGCCGTAATAGGCAATAGACTAGGCGATATAGGAGCTAAAATTCAATCCATAGCAGAAACTAATGGCTACTCTGTGGTACGCGAATTCACAGGTCATGGGATCGGAAGAGGTATGCATGAAGACCCAATGGTTCTTCACTATGGTAAAGAACACAGAGGCCTTAGATTACAAGAGGGAATGGTATTAACTATTGAACCAATGATTAATATGGGAACTCATAAGTTGAAAATTGATAAAAATGGATGGACAGCTAGAACTATTGACGGGAAAAAATCATGCCAATATGAACACACATTAGCTATCACAAAAGATGGTCCAAGAATTTTGACTAAACAACAAGGTCAATAA
- a CDS encoding nucleotidyltransferase family protein — MNVAIVCEYNPFHLGHLHQINQIKKIFPEANIIAVMSGNVVQRGEFSILDKLHKTKIALENGINCVIEIPSVFSLQSAQNFSYYAIKIIDTIGCDYVSFGIETEIEDLISYKDFLLENEANIKQFIAENKNTSYNKNVMEFSKQNYSNYSDEIFKSNNILALEYMKSLDKLQPKCKILPIKRINSEYNSSSIEGISYSASSIRTNLKLLEEFKDKIPSLTYEYLKHNSIQSNKKLLDILSYKLFVEKSELENITGYEKGLENLLSNALNENHDVFFENIKNKKYTQNRLKRLILNYILGVDKKFVDDIVNADIEAVRLLGFKKNFDLSTINKNCKIYSLNRDFSNLSDNYKKLFEYDIKVSRLIYSTKNVNDFYDFPVIKK, encoded by the coding sequence ATGAATGTAGCTATAGTATGTGAATACAATCCATTTCATCTTGGGCATTTACATCAAATAAATCAAATAAAAAAAATTTTCCCAGAAGCAAATATAATTGCAGTCATGAGTGGAAATGTCGTGCAACGTGGTGAGTTTTCTATTTTAGATAAACTTCATAAAACTAAAATCGCTTTGGAAAATGGAATAAATTGTGTTATTGAAATTCCTTCTGTATTTTCTTTACAATCAGCGCAAAATTTTAGCTATTACGCTATTAAAATAATAGACACTATTGGATGTGATTATGTTTCTTTTGGAATTGAAACAGAAATAGAAGATCTTATTTCATACAAAGATTTTCTCCTAGAAAATGAAGCCAATATTAAACAGTTTATAGCAGAAAACAAAAATACTTCTTATAATAAAAATGTAATGGAATTTTCAAAGCAAAACTACTCTAATTACTCTGATGAAATCTTCAAATCAAATAACATCCTCGCTTTGGAATATATGAAATCATTAGATAAACTACAACCTAAATGTAAAATTCTGCCAATAAAAAGGATAAATAGCGAATACAATTCAAGTTCTATTGAAGGTATTTCTTATAGCGCATCCTCTATTAGAACTAATTTGAAACTATTAGAAGAATTTAAAGACAAAATTCCATCCTTAACTTACGAATATCTAAAACACAATTCTATTCAATCTAACAAAAAACTGTTAGACATATTATCTTATAAATTATTTGTGGAAAAATCTGAATTAGAAAATATAACAGGTTATGAAAAAGGATTAGAAAATCTTCTATCAAATGCATTGAATGAAAATCATGATGTTTTTTTTGAAAACATAAAAAATAAAAAATATACCCAAAATCGACTTAAAAGATTGATTTTAAATTATATTTTAGGAGTGGATAAAAAATTTGTGGATGATATCGTAAATGCAGATATTGAAGCTGTTCGCCTATTGGGATTCAAAAAAAACTTCGATTTGTCCACAATTAATAAAAATTGTAAAATTTATTCTTTGAACAGAGATTTTTCAAATTTATCTGATAATTACAAAAAATTATTTGAATATGATATAAAAGTCAGTAGACTAATATATTCTACAAAAAATGTTAATGATTTTTATGATTTTCCAGTAATAAAAAAATAG
- a CDS encoding zinc dependent phospholipase C family protein: protein MINIFPETHKRIVREINQDIKDSYGINLNIKKLEWGAVSPDILPKYKLIAHYKEESINYIVKEIITIIYLFQFTDLTRLNSLQNKILSTKLGVISHYLSDYVCLPHAKRWRCNQHLKDHMNYERVLNKLAQNHIFDKKAITTSQISIDNDECVMLKTLVKNYIEDIIDEYSILEDKTRDLDFAYGLNYSIFCFIFETIEVFSTERYYQKSFVF, encoded by the coding sequence GTGATTAATATTTTTCCAGAAACTCATAAGAGAATTGTTAGAGAAATAAATCAAGACATTAAAGATTCTTATGGAATCAATTTAAATATAAAAAAATTAGAATGGGGAGCTGTTAGTCCAGATATTTTACCAAAATACAAGCTAATAGCACATTACAAAGAAGAAAGTATAAATTATATTGTAAAAGAAATTATCACTATAATTTATCTTTTTCAATTTACGGATTTAACAAGATTGAACTCATTGCAAAATAAGATTTTAAGTACAAAACTTGGAGTAATAAGTCATTATCTAAGCGATTATGTGTGTCTTCCACACGCAAAAAGATGGAGGTGCAATCAACACCTTAAAGATCACATGAATTACGAAAGAGTTTTGAATAAGTTGGCACAAAATCATATATTTGACAAAAAGGCAATAACAACAAGTCAAATAAGCATAGACAATGATGAATGTGTGATGTTAAAAACATTGGTTAAAAATTATATTGAAGATATAATAGATGAATACAGCATTTTAGAAGATAAAACTAGAGATTTGGACTTTGCGTACGGTTTAAATTATTCTATTTTCTGTTTTATCTTTGAAACTATTGAAGTATTCTCAACAGAAAGATACTACCAAAAGTCCTTTGTTTTTTAA
- a CDS encoding DUF6873 family GME fold protein, translating into MIFIDLLKDEYIEELSDFVYKLRNNFLFQNKFDSNLAKNRTTIIKSLKKQISNRNHFVIFEGTKLIGYLVLDLDDKELLIKEIYIDKINKSILFKIFRFLMDYALSNLFDIIKFKFNGFIFDEIIKEHLDDQNRLEIKNDMFEESHKKFAIISFKAKNGLIKFLKGNDYEVIYSFDSKKMDEKVSDHVDMQIRKINENAFVCTQESYFHYRAYLPNYITLYVTELEITNTYPKDCLLNNFSIENHLICNKKSVDPVILKLLKDEKIIMVKQGYSKCSTIVTDKFVITSDKSIYNSVQKQNIKAYLIDSGEIKLEGYDTGFIGGTCGYCADLGVVFYGNLENYKFKNKLIEFLEKENIKYYYTDDDDFIDRGSIIFN; encoded by the coding sequence ATGATTTTTATTGATTTATTAAAAGATGAGTATATTGAGGAATTATCAGATTTTGTATACAAACTGAGAAATAATTTTTTATTTCAAAATAAGTTTGATTCAAATTTGGCGAAAAATAGAACAACAATAATTAAATCTTTGAAAAAACAAATATCTAATAGAAATCATTTCGTGATTTTTGAAGGAACTAAGTTAATTGGGTATTTGGTGTTAGATTTAGATGATAAAGAGTTGCTAATTAAAGAGATATATATAGATAAAATTAATAAATCAATACTTTTTAAAATTTTTAGATTTTTAATGGATTATGCACTATCAAACTTATTTGATATAATTAAATTTAAGTTCAATGGATTTATTTTCGATGAAATTATAAAAGAACATTTGGATGATCAAAATAGATTAGAAATAAAGAATGATATGTTTGAAGAATCTCATAAGAAATTTGCGATAATTAGTTTTAAAGCTAAAAATGGCTTGATAAAATTTTTAAAGGGCAATGATTATGAAGTTATTTACAGTTTCGATAGTAAAAAAATGGATGAAAAAGTTAGTGACCATGTAGATATGCAAATTAGGAAAATAAATGAAAATGCATTCGTTTGTACTCAAGAATCGTATTTTCATTATAGGGCATATCTTCCAAATTATATAACATTATATGTAACGGAGCTTGAGATAACGAACACATATCCGAAAGATTGCTTGTTAAATAATTTTTCAATTGAAAATCATTTAATATGTAATAAAAAATCTGTAGATCCTGTTATATTGAAACTTCTTAAAGATGAGAAAATAATAATGGTCAAACAAGGATATTCCAAATGTTCAACAATAGTTACTGATAAATTTGTAATTACCAGTGATAAATCTATATATAATAGTGTTCAAAAACAAAATATTAAGGCATATTTGATAGATTCTGGTGAAATAAAACTAGAAGGTTATGATACAGGATTTATTGGTGGGACTTGTGGATATTGTGCTGATTTAGGGGTTGTGTTTTATGGCAATCTTGAAAATTATAAATTTAAAAATAAACTTATTGAATTTTTAGAAAAAGAAAATATAAAATACTATTATACAGATGATGATGATTTTATAGATCGCGGATCTATAATTTTTAATTAA
- the hisS gene encoding histidine--tRNA ligase: MIQPSTLPGMMELLPEDQMVFDTIKRRIEDVFIKNAFFSIDTPAIEKLDVLLSKGGGETSKQVYRIDSSKKNQGLRFDLTVPLAKYVSMYMQDLAFPFRRYQIAKVYRGERNQKGRYKEFYQCDIDIIGNEKLSLYNDAEIVKCMYEALKSIDVPDFEFQFNNRKLLNGYFSDLGIEDFESCLRIIDKLDKIGIDNVKEELSKINLDDEKIDSILSFLQIDGPNQEIIEKLESLNIDNELFVCGLEELKFVYDDILSLGVSPDNIKINLSITRGLDYYTGSVFETFFKEYREIGSICSGGRYDSLANNFTKSKLPGVGMSIGLTRLFYQLQELNLVKGQQTNFDCIIIPMKGYEKNAVKLMNDLRSSSVRCMSYLEDDKLKKKFNYADKLSVKYVIIIGQDEVEQNKFTLRNMENGNQELLELNQIIEKLK, encoded by the coding sequence ATGATTCAACCATCTACATTACCGGGAATGATGGAACTTCTTCCTGAAGACCAAATGGTGTTCGATACAATTAAAAGAAGAATAGAAGATGTTTTTATTAAAAATGCATTTTTTTCAATCGATACACCTGCTATAGAAAAATTAGACGTTTTGCTATCTAAAGGTGGAGGAGAAACAAGTAAGCAAGTGTATAGAATTGATAGTAGTAAGAAAAATCAAGGATTGAGATTTGACTTAACTGTGCCACTCGCAAAATACGTTTCAATGTACATGCAAGACTTAGCATTCCCATTTAGAAGATATCAAATAGCTAAGGTGTATAGAGGAGAAAGAAATCAAAAAGGAAGATATAAAGAATTTTATCAATGCGATATAGACATCATAGGAAATGAAAAATTGAGCTTATATAATGATGCGGAAATAGTAAAATGTATGTATGAAGCTTTAAAATCCATAGATGTTCCAGACTTTGAATTTCAATTTAATAACAGAAAATTATTGAATGGATATTTCTCTGATTTAGGTATTGAGGACTTTGAATCATGTTTGAGAATAATTGACAAATTAGATAAAATAGGAATAGATAATGTAAAAGAAGAATTATCGAAAATTAACTTGGATGATGAAAAAATTGATTCGATTTTAAGTTTCTTACAAATAGATGGACCTAACCAAGAAATAATCGAAAAACTTGAATCATTGAATATAGATAATGAATTATTTGTTTGTGGGCTTGAAGAATTGAAATTTGTATATGACGATATTTTATCTTTGGGAGTTAGTCCAGATAATATTAAAATAAATTTGTCTATAACTAGAGGACTTGATTACTATACAGGTTCAGTATTTGAAACATTTTTTAAGGAATATCGTGAAATCGGATCTATTTGTTCTGGAGGAAGATATGATAGTCTAGCGAATAATTTTACTAAAAGCAAGTTGCCTGGAGTAGGAATGAGTATCGGCTTAACTAGATTATTCTATCAACTTCAAGAATTAAATTTGGTTAAAGGACAACAAACTAACTTTGATTGCATCATTATTCCTATGAAAGGTTATGAAAAAAATGCAGTGAAGTTGATGAATGATTTGAGAAGTTCTTCTGTAAGATGTATGAGTTATCTTGAAGATGATAAATTAAAAAAGAAATTTAATTATGCTGACAAATTATCCGTAAAATATGTTATAATAATAGGACAAGATGAAGTTGAGCAAAATAAATTCACTTTACGAAATATGGAAAATGGTAATCAAGAATTATTAGAGCTTAACCAAATTATTGAAAAGTTAAAATAA
- the thrS gene encoding threonine--tRNA ligase encodes MFEVKLKDGSVKEFDEEISLLDVCKSISEGLARDCVGAVVDGKIMGLMETIKSDCEVQFVKFDDEEGKQVFWHTSSHLMAYAIQRLYPNTKFAIGPSIDSGFYYDLDTDHKFVPEDLEKIEAEMKKIVKENPKLVRVEISREEALERFKKEGQDYKVDLIENLDEDATITLYEMGDFVDLCRGPHLLEVKNIKAFKLLSIAGAYWRGDENNKMLQRIYGISFPKKKLLDEYLERMEEAKKRDHRKIGKEMGLFSIQEEGPGFPFFHPNGMVVLNELEKFLKEQLLDRGYGQIKTPLILNEDLWHQSGHWDHYKENMYFTQIDGDDYAIKPMNCPGSILVYKDELHSYRELPIKVAELGQVHRHELSGALHGLFRVRTFVQDDAHVFCLPEQIEEEVTKIIDFCDYIYSKFGFKYEVELSTRPEDSMGSDEDWDLAINSLKSALEHKGLEYKINEGDGAFYGPKIDFHLEDAIGRTWQCGTIQLDFQMPERFDMTYIASDGSKKRPAMIHRAILGSEERFMGILIEHYAGKFPLWLSPIQVEILPISDKFNDYAYELQQKMKARGLRVKVDDRSEKIGLKIRESQLKKVNYSLIIGQNEIDNNEVSVRKRDLGDVGSKNTDEFIDELVDEYQNRK; translated from the coding sequence ATGTTTGAAGTAAAATTAAAAGATGGATCCGTAAAAGAATTTGATGAAGAAATAAGTTTATTAGATGTTTGCAAATCAATTTCTGAAGGATTAGCAAGAGACTGTGTAGGAGCAGTTGTAGATGGTAAAATAATGGGATTAATGGAAACTATTAAATCAGATTGTGAAGTTCAATTCGTAAAATTTGATGATGAAGAAGGAAAGCAAGTTTTCTGGCATACTTCATCTCACTTAATGGCTTATGCTATTCAAAGATTGTATCCAAATACAAAATTTGCAATTGGACCATCAATTGATTCTGGATTCTATTATGATTTAGATACAGATCATAAATTCGTACCAGAAGATTTAGAAAAAATCGAAGCTGAAATGAAAAAAATAGTTAAAGAAAATCCTAAATTAGTAAGGGTTGAAATTTCAAGAGAAGAAGCATTGGAAAGATTTAAGAAAGAAGGTCAAGATTATAAAGTTGACTTAATAGAAAATCTTGATGAAGATGCTACAATTACATTGTATGAAATGGGAGACTTCGTTGATTTGTGTAGAGGACCTCATTTATTAGAAGTGAAAAATATTAAAGCATTCAAGTTACTATCAATTGCCGGTGCATACTGGAGAGGTGATGAAAATAACAAGATGCTTCAAAGAATTTACGGAATTTCATTCCCTAAGAAAAAATTATTAGACGAATATTTAGAAAGAATGGAAGAAGCTAAGAAAAGAGATCACAGAAAAATTGGTAAAGAAATGGGACTATTCTCAATTCAAGAAGAAGGACCGGGTTTTCCATTCTTCCATCCAAATGGAATGGTTGTGTTAAATGAACTAGAAAAATTCTTGAAGGAACAACTTTTAGATAGAGGATATGGTCAAATTAAAACTCCATTGATTTTGAACGAAGATTTATGGCATCAATCAGGTCACTGGGATCACTACAAAGAAAATATGTATTTCACTCAAATAGATGGTGATGATTATGCTATAAAGCCAATGAACTGTCCAGGATCAATTTTAGTTTACAAAGATGAATTGCACAGCTACAGAGAACTTCCAATTAAAGTTGCTGAATTAGGTCAAGTTCACCGCCATGAATTATCAGGTGCATTGCATGGCTTATTCAGAGTTAGAACTTTCGTACAAGATGATGCACATGTATTCTGTTTACCTGAACAAATAGAAGAAGAAGTAACTAAGATTATAGATTTCTGTGATTATATTTATTCTAAGTTTGGTTTTAAATACGAAGTTGAATTGTCAACTCGTCCAGAAGATTCAATGGGATCAGATGAAGATTGGGATTTAGCAATTAATTCACTTAAGAGTGCGTTGGAACACAAAGGTCTTGAATATAAGATTAATGAAGGTGACGGTGCTTTCTACGGCCCTAAAATAGATTTCCATTTGGAAGATGCAATTGGTAGAACTTGGCAATGTGGAACTATTCAATTAGATTTCCAAATGCCAGAAAGATTTGATATGACTTATATAGCAAGTGATGGATCTAAAAAACGTCCAGCGATGATTCATAGAGCTATTTTAGGTAGTGAAGAAAGATTTATGGGAATATTAATCGAACACTATGCTGGAAAATTCCCATTATGGTTATCACCAATTCAAGTAGAAATTCTTCCTATTAGCGATAAATTCAATGATTATGCGTATGAATTACAACAAAAAATGAAAGCACGTGGATTGAGAGTGAAAGTCGATGATAGAAGTGAAAAAATCGGTCTTAAGATCAGGGAATCTCAATTGAAGAAAGTGAACTATTCATTAATAATTGGACAAAATGAAATTGATAACAATGAGGTATCAGTAAGAAAAAGAGATCTTGGAGATGTAGGATCTAAGAATACTGATGAATTTATTGATGAATTAGTAGATGAATATCAAAATAGAAAATAA